tataattatttataaactacaCTGAAGTTGGTTCTGTATGTCACTTCCACTATAGCAACATCATTCATATGCATTGACTCCAGACCGTTTGACCATATACTACAGGAAGTGAGATACTAATTTGCTTCACAGTTGCTACAAATGACATAGGTGATatgatatgacacaccgagatgcTAGATAACGTAGGTGATATAGTGATCTACATATACCTCTTTcaagaatatatatttgtaagttCACTTCACAATAAGGTAGTCAACTAGGCAAGTAATCAGAGCTTTACATGAAACTTTTATGCGTAATGGTATCTCATGGTGAAATCAATAAAATATGAACTCTTTTGTCTTTTAGTTAATCTTCATAACTGAAATTGTCTAAAAATAGCTAGGGAACATCAGGATTAAGACTACAAGCTTCAAATACCTCCCAATTAACAAAACTTGAGATCCCAAAATCCTGACGCCTTCTCCAGCCTAATTACACCGTCTGAGACTGAAAGACATGGTTAATGGGAGAAACCCCATCAGTAAAAGCATATGATTAATACATGACCGTTACAGGTCAACAACCAGGACCAATGCTGACTGTCTTTTTCTTTCTAATAATGGAGCAAACATCTAAGTTTTAGAAGCATACCTTAGAAGATGTTATCCACTTGCCATCACTCCAATCCTGATGCAGCCTTAGTTGAGAATGATGAAACTTCAGCATCTCATCAGTTTTCGAGAAATGAACCAGGTAGCTCGACTTTGCAAGAACCTTTTTAACCACCCCGATCCACCATCCATCATTATACAAAGCGTTAACTTTGTCAAGCTTCTCGAACGGATTAACCATGACCATCTCTGGTGGCTGAGGCCTTATCTGAAATTCATTAACCTCTTCGCTCAAGGGCTCTTTCCCATCTTCAGCTTTCAGCTTATCATACTCCACAAGGCACTTGTCCGTTCCTCTGTACTCGATAAGTTTTGCAAGAAACCAAGAATCTTCAAACCCTTCTTCGATACTGCTAACTTCCACTGGAGTTCCGATGTTGAAATATTGCTTGTCGATTGCTTTTTTACGTCTCACGTTCCGTTCAAATGGAACTTTCTGCagatccaaattaaaaaaaaaacttaaaacatttCTAGAAGATTGATCAATATAGAAATCTAACACTACCTTAGCTCTCTTCACCTCTCCTCTTTTCAACGGCAGCTCCCAGTTCCCGTTAACCCAGTCCTTATGCAGACGAAGACCATGCCTTCCAAACCGCATCTTCTCTGCCGACTCCCTGAAAAAGATACCAACACTTCCATCCTTCATACTCTCTATAACCTCACCCACCCACCACCCGTCGTTGTAAAAAGCGTCAATCTTGTCCCCAACAGCAAAGTCTATATCCTCGTCACTCGGTGGCGGCGGCCTTATGTGCAGAAAGTCGGCTACTTCTTTCAAAGGCTCGACGCCGTTTCCTTCCCTCAAGTCTTTGTACTCGACCCGGTACTCGTCATCGCCAATGCGTTCAACGACTTTCGCTGCAAACCAACACCCGACGAAACCTTCCTCGTCGCTGCTTACCTCAACAACTGTGCCAATGGAAAACATCTCTTTCGCAACGGCTCTGGTAGTTTCCAGATTCACTTGCGGTACAAGGTACTGCAAGTATTATAACTGTAACGATTAATGTGGATTCTATTGCTCTACAAGAAaagagtattctaaaaattGGTCCAGCCGCGACCACGTAGTCGGCAAATCAGATATGAACGGAACAATTTATTCAGACCCAGGCGTTCGAAAAATTAGCCTAGGTTCCCGCCTAAACAATAATCTTATATGCATATAACCGCACCTAAACAAAAATTAGCCTAGGTTCCCGCCTAAACAATAATCTTCTATGCATATAACCGCGCCTAAACAAAAATTAGCCTAGGTTCCCGCCTAAACAATAATAATCTATGCACATAAACGCGCTTAAACAATAATCTTCTATGCACATAACCGCGCCTAAACAATAATCCTCATCCTCTATACGCTAACCACAGTCtagcgatttttagaacattgacaAAGAAGTAAAGAATTGTTTAAGTATTTTACCTCTTCTGTGTAGTCATCTACTTCGTCTTCCTCtgattcctcctcctcctcctcagctTCATCTAGGGGAGGCTGCCACGTGTCGTTAATCCACTCCCGATGAAACCTTAACTCATCTCTGCGAAACTGAATAAGCTCCTGGGAGCCTCTGAAGTAAACACTGAACTTCCCATCACCACCGCGAACCTCAGTAACCGTTCCTTCCCACCAAACGTCTTTGTAAAACGCGTCGACATCTTCCCCAGCCAAGatatctctcttcttctccatctcagACATCGGCGGAAGCGCAGGACGAAGGTGATCCACACGGACGAACTCCTTGAGCGGTTTACTCCCGTCTAACTCAGAGATCGTCGCGTACTCCACCTGGCAGTTGAGGGGATCCTTATCTGGGGATGGGACGGTGACCACCTTCCCCATGAACCACGCTCCGCGGAAACCTTCCTCGTTGGTGCTGATCTCCACAGCGGCGCCGGGTTTTAGGAAAGAAGGGAGACGGTTCAGGGGATTACTGTTGGAAGGAGCTTTCTTCCTCTGGTTCGTTGGATACGATACCATAGGAGATTGGCGACGCAGCGAAGACATGGATTGCGAGTGTTCAAGAGATATTGGCGGGAAGAATGAGATGTATACGTTCTCTGTGTGTGTGTGGAGGGAGAAGGATCAATGGAGTTTGCTTTTTCTAGGGCTTTGTAGTTTGATTTCGGGaatcaaatcatttttaaaagcttaaaaaaaaaaaaaattgttaacttGGGCTTTGTGAATATGTGATTCTGGGCTGATAAGACTTTAAGGCCCAACTTTACTTTCTTTTTAGTAAGGCTTTTCACCAATTTATGTGaaccttcctttttttttgtagcagCTCAACCGAATTCAGACGAGGATCTTGAAGATTTCGTTTGGGTTTAAACATACGCATAGGAACATAGGGTAAGTTGAAAATGTGTAGTACATGTTAAAAAGACGAATATAATAAACTTCTTTCTTAAATCCCTTAATATATATAGTGGAAAAAACTTTCTTAAATCCCTTAATATATATAGTGGAAAAAACAATCAGTCCAAAAAAAACATGGTGTCGCTTATGGCGACAATCTTCTTTGTACACTGTCTTTCTTTGCTCTCACTAAAACCTTTGCTTTTTTCAAACAAGGGTGAAGGCAGATTGTACCGTGGATTGGAACCTTGATGCGATAGTCTGTGAAGCAAACTGCTGAAACTGTTTCTTTGCATCTGCCAACGAAGAGTGTGTATATCGGTTTAGAGTATGTACATGCATACGTTCTTATTGTTTACACAAATCTAGAACATAATGCTCTATGGATCTTAATAAAGTCAGGGCTATACTGTAATGGATCATACCTTTCTTGCACTTTGTGAAGCCGATGATATTAGCCGCGTTGAGGGACAAGCAAACGCCAACGACAAGCAGATAGTCGGCCTGAAACCTTATCAACGAAAACACCCCAAGGATCAACCACGCAGCTGCCTAAAGAAAGgaaaagataagaagaagatTTAGCGGCAAATACATAAAAGATAGCATTATACATTCACAAGTTTGTAATGTTTCCGTTAGACATTAAACACATAGCTACAATCTCATGGATAGGTCTCAATCTTGTAATATGGTCAATGTGGGATACTAAAAGACAAAGCTCTGAAATTCATATGTATCACCGTTGCAACACATTTGCTTCCTACTCCTCCGCTAAAGTTTCAGGTGCATTGCAAACAGGTGTAAGTGATAAGCATACGCTACAAACTGTAGTTTTAGATAGGAACTACTCACTGCAAGGTAAAGCGTCCACCAGAAAAGCCACGAGTCTTTCTTGTTCATCCGAGCCAAGGACTAATACATATAATAAACAAACGATATAAATGACTATTAAAAAAATCCAAGAAAGGTAAAAACCACAACCTTATAGCCTACTGAATAAAGTAAAAACATGaggcaaaagaaaaagaagtggCTAACCTCCTGGTCAAGAGACTCAAATTTCCAGACACTTTCGCCCAAGTCATTGATCTCGTTCCACCACCTGAGACCAACAAGTATACGGCCACTCACATTCTTAACCACCCAGAAGTCAAGTGCAGCAAGAAGAACAGACACGACAAAGATGATGACAAAGCTGTTGAAGAAGAGAGCGGATAGAATATAAAACGCCAACGCAGCACCCTAgcccaaaatcaaaatcaaaaacttGTTACCATTGTCCACTATCTAACCATACACTTATAAAAACTCTGAGCTCATACCTTGAAGAGAACATGGAAG
This genomic interval from Brassica napus cultivar Da-Ae chromosome A6, Da-Ae, whole genome shotgun sequence contains the following:
- the LOC106346282 gene encoding protein AGENET DOMAIN (AGD)-CONTAINING P1, which produces MSSLRRQSPMVSYPTNQRKKAPSNSNPLNRLPSFLKPGAAVEISTNEEGFRGAWFMGKVVTVPSPDKDPLNCQVEYATISELDGSKPLKEFVRVDHLRPALPPMSEMEKKRDILAGEDVDAFYKDVWWEGTVTEVRGGDGKFSVYFRGSQELIQFRRDELRFHREWINDTWQPPLDEAEEEEEESEEDEVDDYTEEYLVPQVNLETTRAVAKEMFSIGTVVEVSSDEEGFVGCWFAAKVVERIGDDEYRVEYKDLREGNGVEPLKEVADFLHIRPPPPSDEDIDFAVGDKIDAFYNDGWWVGEVIESMKDGSVGIFFRESAEKMRFGRHGLRLHKDWVNGNWELPLKRGEVKRAKKVPFERNVRRKKAIDKQYFNIGTPVEVSSIEEGFEDSWFLAKLIEYRGTDKCLVEYDKLKAEDGKEPLSEEVNEFQIRPQPPEMVMVNPFEKLDKVNALYNDGWWIGVVKKVLAKSSYLVHFSKTDEMLKFHHSQLRLHQDWSDGKWITSSKSQTV
- the LOC106346280 gene encoding Golgi apparatus membrane protein-like protein ECHIDNA; amino-acid sequence: MDPSQPPVENYANPNTCLFHVLFKGAALAFYILSALFFNSFVIIFVVSVLLAALDFWVVKNVSGRILVGLRWWNEINDLGESVWKFESLDQESLARMNKKDSWLFWWTLYLAAAAWLILGVFSLIRFQADYLLVVGVCLSLNAANIIGFTKCKKDAKKQFQQFASQTIASRFQSTVQSAFTLV